Proteins from one Salvelinus sp. IW2-2015 linkage group LG9, ASM291031v2, whole genome shotgun sequence genomic window:
- the LOC111968426 gene encoding thioredoxin-related transmembrane protein 1 has protein sequence MAPLLDHKIGDAMLSSLPLRSKSILLTCSLILVIYLTSQPALAKPSSLKEITDGNWEDILAGEWMIEFFAPWCPACQQLQPMWNEFADWGEDMGVNIAKVDVTEQPGLSGRFIITSLPTIYHCKDGVFRRYQGARTKDDFLSFIDEKKWQGIEPVSSWFGPSSFMMNTMSALFKLSMFIRRCHNYLTEQLGIPVWGSYIIFGLATLFSGLALGLILVFIADFVFPSRRFNSPNYYQKKQTMEQARLIQQLEEEQEADGEEDDDDDEDGEQEEVWRRVSPGGRPEARGPGYPEEALRKRVVGNREEEEDS, from the exons ATGGCGCCCTTGCTGGATCATAAAATCGGCGATGCTATGTTGTCTTCTTTACCTTTGCGATCAAAATCGATTCTCCTAACATGTTCACTAATTTTGGTTATTTACTTGACGTCGCAGCCAGCTTTGGCCAAACCGAGTAGCCTCAAAGAGATCACTGACGGAAACTGGGAAGACATCTTGGCAGGGGAATGGATGATTGAATT CTTTGCCCCCTGGTGTCCGGCGTGCCAGCAGCTCCAACCCATGTGGAATGAGTTTGCCGACTGGGGGGAGGACATGGGTGTCAACATAGCGAAAGTGGATGTTACTGAACAGCCTG GTTTGAGTGGACGATTCATTATCACTTCACTTCCGACCATCTACCA cTGTAAGGATGGTGTGTTCAGGAGGTACCAGGGGGCTCGCACCAAAGATGACTTCCTAAGCTTTATTGATGAGAAGAAGTGGCAGGGCATTGAACCGGTGTCTTCCTGGTTTGGACCATCTTCCTTCAT GATGAACACAATGTCAGCTCTCTTCAAGTTGTCAATGTTCATTCGG CGTTGCCATAACTACCTGACAGAGCAGTTGGGTATTCCAGTGTGGGGCTCCTATATCATCTTTGGACTGGCCACACTCTTCTCTGGCCTAGCCCTGGGACTG ATACTGGTGTTCATAGCCGATTTTGTCTTCCCATCACGACGCTTTAACTCCCCAAACTACTACCAGA AGAAACAGACGATGGAACAAGCCAGGCTTATTCAGCAGctggaggaagagcaggaggcagatggagaggaggatgacgATGACGATGAagatggagaacaggaggaggTGTGGAGGCGAGTGTCTCCAGGGGGACGTCCCGAGGCCAGAGGGCCGGGTTACCCAGAGGAGGCCTTGCGAAAGAGGGTGGTTGGCAAccgtgaggaggaggaggactccTAG